A single window of Halobacillus naozhouensis DNA harbors:
- a CDS encoding ASCH domain-containing protein — protein sequence MNQEARVYWNEYWKGQDKPQLVSAWQFGADPDYLAQLVIEGTKTATCSGYVFYELENEPLPTTEDYSIILNSVDQPVAIIKTVEVSLTPMNEVTEEFAIAEGEGDRTYQYWWDAHEKFFKDELNAIGRKFSEQMLLVCERFKVIDVNNGE from the coding sequence ATGAATCAGGAAGCTCGAGTCTACTGGAATGAGTATTGGAAAGGTCAAGATAAACCGCAGTTAGTTAGTGCATGGCAATTCGGAGCTGATCCAGATTATTTGGCTCAATTGGTGATAGAGGGGACCAAAACGGCAACATGTTCTGGGTATGTTTTTTATGAGTTGGAAAATGAACCTTTACCTACAACAGAAGATTACAGCATCATCTTAAACAGCGTCGACCAACCTGTGGCCATCATTAAAACGGTAGAAGTTTCGTTAACACCTATGAATGAAGTGACTGAAGAGTTTGCTATTGCGGAAGGTGAAGGAGACAGAACATACCAATATTGGTGGGATGCTCATGAGAAATTCTTTAAGGATGAGTTAAATGCGATAGGTCGCAAATTCTCGGAACAGATGCTGCTTGTTTGTGAACGGTTCAAGGTGATTGATGTAAATAATGGGGAATGA
- a CDS encoding PspC domain-containing protein, giving the protein MNRKLNKSFKSKSIHGVCGGIAEYLGLYPFGVRLVFIIALPFSIVLYILLANTLDEEVPYL; this is encoded by the coding sequence GTGAATAGGAAGTTGAATAAGTCCTTTAAGAGTAAGTCAATACACGGAGTTTGTGGTGGTATTGCAGAATATTTAGGGTTATATCCTTTTGGTGTCAGATTAGTATTTATTATAGCATTGCCATTTTCTATAGTGCTGTACATATTATTGGCTAACACGCTCGATGAAGAGGTTCCGTATCTGTAA
- a CDS encoding FAS1-like dehydratase domain-containing protein, whose product MSLKVGDMITFERTFTAGIVELFTKISGDEGVHHLTPDEQGRLVVQGLLTATLPTKVGGDHNVLARTMNFEFLRPVFTGDTIICEVTIEKYEKQENNRISIMASFLCTNQDEKQVLRGNFAGFILHTK is encoded by the coding sequence TTGTCTTTAAAAGTGGGCGATATGATTACATTTGAACGAACTTTCACAGCAGGTATCGTGGAGTTGTTTACTAAAATTTCGGGTGATGAAGGGGTTCATCATTTAACCCCGGATGAACAGGGGAGACTTGTAGTTCAAGGACTACTAACCGCCACTCTGCCAACAAAAGTGGGGGGAGATCATAACGTACTGGCCCGTACTATGAATTTTGAATTTTTAAGACCAGTGTTTACGGGGGATACAATAATTTGTGAAGTAACAATCGAGAAGTATGAAAAGCAAGAAAATAATAGAATATCGATTATGGCATCATTCCTATGCACAAATCAGGATGAGAAACAAGTATTGAGAGGGAACTTTGCAGGTTTTATCCTTCATACTAAATAA
- a CDS encoding RrF2 family transcriptional regulator: MKLTKATNYALHTMLFLAVNPPDEHIGVAKLAEHQEVSTTYLSKILTKLVKSGMVESVSGANGGYKLKPGWEELSILDVIKAIEGLTPIFDYCHSHNPNCLIQKSIESAEEKLLDELNQTLIVDLADKMNKTSI; this comes from the coding sequence ATGAAATTAACCAAAGCAACGAACTATGCCCTCCACACCATGCTATTTTTAGCTGTTAATCCCCCTGATGAGCATATTGGGGTGGCAAAATTAGCTGAGCACCAGGAAGTTTCAACGACATATTTATCTAAAATACTAACAAAATTAGTAAAGTCGGGTATGGTTGAATCTGTCTCAGGGGCAAATGGCGGCTATAAATTAAAACCTGGCTGGGAAGAACTTTCAATACTTGATGTTATAAAGGCTATTGAAGGATTGACGCCTATTTTTGATTACTGTCACAGTCATAACCCTAATTGTTTAATTCAGAAGTCGATCGAATCAGCTGAGGAAAAGCTCTTAGATGAATTGAATCAAACACTTATCGTTGACCTGGCTGACAAAATGAATAAGACATCTATATAA
- a CDS encoding GNAT family N-acetyltransferase, translating to MSVQTIQMEGELVTLRSITDQDIPILWELIYGVEEPEWKKWDAPYYPLEPHTLETYRSHEHARQERLKQKEPDSRLVIEVDDTIIGTVTYYWEHKPSLWLEVGIGIYNVDYWNGGYGTEALNLWIDHLFSKLPLARVGLTTWSKNQRMMRVGEKLGMKLEGRMRKCRIYEGRYYDAIRMGVLREEWKAGRSHRIEGNHP from the coding sequence ATGAGTGTTCAAACTATTCAAATGGAAGGCGAACTTGTCACATTACGCAGCATAACAGATCAAGACATCCCCATTCTGTGGGAATTAATATACGGTGTGGAAGAACCTGAGTGGAAGAAATGGGACGCTCCCTACTATCCATTAGAACCTCATACCTTAGAAACTTATCGCAGCCATGAACACGCCAGACAAGAACGGTTAAAACAGAAAGAACCGGATTCCCGCTTGGTTATAGAAGTCGACGATACCATCATCGGGACCGTCACATACTATTGGGAACACAAACCTTCCCTGTGGTTGGAAGTGGGAATTGGCATTTACAACGTGGATTATTGGAATGGAGGCTATGGAACGGAAGCACTAAACCTCTGGATTGACCACTTATTTTCCAAACTTCCTTTAGCACGTGTTGGATTAACGACGTGGTCTAAAAATCAACGCATGATGCGCGTAGGTGAAAAGCTTGGCATGAAGCTTGAAGGCCGTATGCGAAAATGTCGTATTTATGAAGGACGATATTACGACGCCATTCGCATGGGAGTGCTCCGCGAAGAGTGGAAGGCTGGCCGCTCACATAGAATCGAAGGGAATCATCCCTAG
- the corA gene encoding magnesium/cobalt transporter CorA → MLKFYGYSKAHGWKEGNFLDELGELEMEWYWVDFASPSEQEINLLHSFFHFHPLAIEDCMHDLQRPKLDYYDDHTFFVFHSLATNTDKQEIDVFLGDHFIVTYHKDHSEIIQSVESMLKRSHDHQDQDEYYVLYQLLDKVVDHYFPIVYEIEDHINEIEDNTQKLSMEQLLEQLFDRRGELLKLRQTVHPMRDLLYRMLNTHHLEKVQQRKEYFTDIYDHLLKVAEMIASNREMTQDIRDSYLSLNSHQTNRTMQILTVISVIFMPLTFVVGVYGMNFMFMPELNEKYGYFVVWGIMITMAAGMFIWFKRKGWFD, encoded by the coding sequence ATGCTTAAGTTTTATGGTTATTCCAAAGCCCACGGGTGGAAGGAAGGAAATTTCTTAGATGAACTCGGTGAACTGGAGATGGAGTGGTATTGGGTCGATTTTGCGAGTCCTTCGGAACAGGAGATAAATCTGCTGCATTCGTTCTTTCATTTTCATCCACTGGCTATTGAAGATTGTATGCACGATTTGCAGCGGCCAAAACTCGATTATTATGACGATCACACTTTTTTTGTTTTCCATTCGTTAGCAACCAATACAGACAAACAAGAAATCGACGTGTTTCTCGGTGATCATTTTATTGTAACCTACCACAAAGACCACTCTGAAATCATTCAGTCGGTGGAAAGTATGCTGAAGCGAAGTCATGATCATCAAGATCAAGACGAGTATTATGTGCTGTATCAGCTGCTTGATAAGGTGGTCGATCATTACTTCCCGATCGTCTATGAAATTGAAGATCATATTAATGAAATAGAAGATAATACGCAAAAGCTATCCATGGAGCAATTGCTGGAACAGTTATTTGACCGCCGTGGAGAGTTGTTGAAGCTGCGGCAAACCGTTCATCCGATGCGCGACTTACTGTATCGCATGTTAAACACGCACCATTTGGAAAAAGTCCAGCAACGAAAAGAATATTTTACCGACATCTACGATCATTTGCTAAAAGTAGCTGAAATGATTGCGTCTAATCGCGAAATGACACAGGACATTCGTGACAGTTACTTATCGTTGAACTCACATCAGACGAATCGCACGATGCAGATTCTGACAGTGATTTCAGTGATCTTTATGCCCCTGACCTTTGTTGTGGGGGTGTACGGAATGAACTTTATGTTTATGCCGGAGCTTAACGAAAAATACGGTTATTTTGTCGTCTGGGGGATTATGATTACGATGGCTGCCGGGATGTTTATCTGGTTTAAGCGAAAAGGGTGGTTTGATTGA
- a CDS encoding FAD-dependent oxidoreductase, whose protein sequence is MYDIAIIGSGPAGASAAIFAAKAGKNVVMFDSGKSITAKAWIENHYGINEIEGPKLLQSGQEQAEKFGAELVKAEVSEIKEDAELYTIQTDQGAFDTSHIIFATGMSVKAAEQFGLDITEGTEPRVAKIIKVNERGRTEKPKVWAAGTVAGVSVHTIVTAGDGARVAINVISELNGERYVDHDMMK, encoded by the coding sequence ATGTACGATATCGCAATTATAGGATCCGGGCCGGCTGGAGCGAGTGCCGCCATATTCGCGGCTAAAGCAGGTAAAAATGTAGTTATGTTTGATAGTGGAAAAAGTATCACAGCCAAAGCCTGGATTGAAAATCATTATGGCATTAACGAAATTGAAGGACCTAAACTCTTACAGAGTGGACAGGAACAGGCTGAAAAATTTGGGGCTGAACTTGTAAAAGCAGAAGTATCGGAGATTAAAGAAGATGCCGAGCTTTATACGATCCAGACGGACCAAGGCGCGTTTGACACCAGCCATATCATTTTTGCTACTGGCATGTCTGTTAAAGCTGCGGAACAGTTTGGGCTCGATATCACAGAAGGGACTGAACCCCGAGTAGCCAAAATAATCAAGGTAAATGAACGAGGCCGCACAGAAAAACCGAAAGTTTGGGCCGCAGGGACGGTGGCAGGTGTCAGTGTACATACAATCGTTACAGCAGGTGACGGTGCACGAGTTGCCATAAATGTGATTAGTGAATTAAATGGCGAGCGTTATGTAGATCACGACATGATGAAGTAA
- a CDS encoding HD domain-containing protein has translation MKRVTLVDIFNQRITQKYLQRSGINHAVTVAENALDMAIKANVSLDLATKSALLHDMGHYEWYRDGKWDYEEYRRHDIHAIKGAERAHKLLIRLGEDRLVAKEVSLAVLLHTDSYLPFEISDQRTPMQHVVAEADALDEQPGGQHHYKEMEPNEAVERLHKIDKKIEEMQSQEKGKSN, from the coding sequence ATGAAACGTGTTACCCTAGTCGATATCTTTAATCAACGCATTACACAAAAATATTTACAGCGCTCTGGTATTAACCACGCTGTTACGGTGGCCGAAAATGCATTAGACATGGCCATAAAAGCCAATGTCTCACTGGATTTAGCCACAAAGTCCGCCTTGCTTCATGATATGGGGCATTACGAATGGTATAGAGATGGTAAATGGGATTATGAAGAGTACCGTCGTCATGATATCCATGCCATCAAGGGAGCGGAGCGCGCCCATAAGTTATTGATCAGGTTGGGAGAAGACCGTCTGGTTGCTAAAGAAGTTTCCTTGGCTGTACTGCTCCATACTGACAGCTATTTACCATTTGAAATATCAGATCAGCGAACGCCCATGCAACATGTGGTTGCGGAAGCGGATGCCCTGGATGAACAGCCGGGCGGTCAGCATCATTATAAGGAAATGGAGCCGAATGAAGCGGTCGAACGGCTCCATAAAATAGATAAAAAAATTGAAGAGATGCAGTCTCAAGAAAAAGGAAAATCAAATTAG
- a CDS encoding YrzI family small protein — translation MTIHFLLFSVHIQRRPKKRNNGQHSIYRATAYDKFLDRKARMTNFY, via the coding sequence ATGACCATACACTTTTTATTATTTTCCGTTCATATTCAAAGAAGGCCAAAAAAACGTAATAATGGGCAGCATTCTATCTACAGGGCAACGGCTTATGACAAGTTTCTTGACCGAAAAGCACGCATGACCAATTTTTACTAA
- a CDS encoding dihydrolipoyl dehydrogenase family protein, which yields MNTTYDVIVIGSGVAGSTAATISQRRGLSTAIVDARPYGGTCPQRGCDPKRVLTGVMEAYEDAKRLKGKGISGEFNLNWEDLKAYKDSFTEPVAESVEQSLKEKGIVTYHGTAAFLDPHTLKIGEENITADKFVIATGARPSLLPINGFDHMITSDDFFELEEIPDRVVFVGGGYISFEFAHLCARLGKDVVIVHRGKHVLDFVDHEISNKLIEHTKDLGVDIHTGTEVKEIEHLTSGGYSLRVKKFDHEHEIKGDLVIHGAGRQANLEELNLDEAGIEATDDGVKVNHNFQSLSQPHIYAAGDAADSGLKALTPPAGEEAERLMRHLVDAEEQPLITSAIPSVVFTYPILGSVGITQQEAKEKRIPYEVQSRTVHSFFTYKRMNDEGAYVKLMINPFTDELIGAHVLSSHGDHLINLFTAAIEKKMTKSDLRNMLWGYPTAESDIPSFF from the coding sequence ATGAACACTACATATGACGTAATTGTAATCGGATCAGGAGTAGCAGGCAGTACAGCCGCTACGATCTCACAGAGAAGAGGACTTTCAACAGCTATCGTGGATGCAAGACCTTATGGTGGGACATGTCCGCAAAGAGGCTGTGATCCGAAGAGAGTTCTGACAGGAGTCATGGAAGCTTATGAAGATGCGAAGCGTTTAAAGGGAAAAGGAATTTCCGGAGAATTCAACTTAAATTGGGAGGATTTAAAGGCGTACAAGGATTCGTTTACCGAGCCTGTTGCCGAATCGGTCGAACAATCTTTAAAGGAAAAAGGGATTGTCACTTATCATGGAACAGCTGCGTTTCTGGACCCTCATACACTAAAGATCGGTGAGGAGAATATTACCGCTGATAAATTTGTGATTGCTACAGGGGCTCGCCCTTCACTACTGCCGATTAACGGCTTTGATCATATGATTACCAGTGATGATTTCTTTGAATTGGAAGAGATACCCGATCGGGTTGTTTTTGTCGGAGGCGGCTACATTTCCTTTGAGTTCGCTCATCTATGTGCCCGTCTCGGGAAGGATGTAGTGATTGTTCACCGTGGCAAACATGTTCTGGATTTTGTTGATCATGAAATTTCCAATAAGCTGATTGAACATACCAAGGATCTAGGCGTTGATATCCACACAGGTACGGAAGTGAAAGAAATTGAACATCTCACTAGCGGCGGCTACAGTTTACGAGTGAAGAAGTTTGACCATGAACATGAAATAAAAGGAGACTTGGTCATTCATGGTGCTGGACGCCAGGCAAATCTTGAAGAGCTGAACTTGGATGAGGCTGGGATAGAAGCAACGGATGATGGAGTTAAAGTTAATCATAACTTTCAATCGCTCTCTCAGCCGCATATCTACGCTGCTGGGGATGCAGCCGATTCAGGATTAAAAGCCCTAACCCCCCCAGCGGGAGAGGAAGCTGAACGATTGATGCGTCATTTAGTCGATGCAGAAGAACAGCCTTTGATTACTTCAGCCATCCCTTCTGTCGTGTTCACGTATCCGATTCTCGGGTCTGTCGGAATTACTCAACAGGAAGCTAAGGAAAAACGAATCCCTTATGAAGTGCAATCGCGAACCGTGCATTCCTTCTTCACTTATAAACGGATGAACGACGAGGGAGCTTATGTTAAATTAATGATCAATCCATTTACTGATGAACTGATCGGGGCCCATGTCTTATCCAGTCATGGCGACCACCTGATTAACCTGTTTACGGCTGCCATTGAAAAGAAAATGACTAAATCTGATTTACGAAATATGCTCTGGGGCTATCCAACAGCAGAAAGTGATATTCCAAGCTTCTTTTAA
- a CDS encoding molybdopterin molybdotransferase MoeA encodes MNLHRQPIPVEEAVQRVMKHRPSQKLEEVRLEDSYGRMLAEDIKATHPVPPFSKSPYDGFALSAADTAQASKESPARFVVTETVAAGHRASRPLESGEAVRIMTGAEIPKGATAVAMFEICQTDEQANTTYMTIKRSLEDGQNIIGQGTETEEGEVLVHKGETINPGIQAVLATFGYANVRVYQRPRVGVFATGTELLDINQPLEPGKIRNSNAYMILAQIERSGAEPIYLGKLADDFDTCFEAVQQALSKVDCLITTGGVSVGDYDLMPDIYEKLGADVLFNKIAMRPGSVTTVAALGGQLLFGLSGNPSACYVGYELYTHPFIQGYLGNQRVYHNVIDAQLGADFSKPNPFTRFVRGFVRYEQGKVCVYPAGIDKSAVVTSLAHSNVLIVLRGGTRGYQRGDVVRAILLEDREGTETFQLYSS; translated from the coding sequence ATGAACTTACATAGACAACCAATTCCCGTAGAAGAAGCTGTTCAACGAGTCATGAAACACAGACCATCGCAAAAATTAGAGGAGGTTCGTTTGGAAGACAGTTATGGACGCATGCTTGCCGAAGATATTAAAGCAACCCATCCCGTCCCTCCTTTTAGTAAATCACCGTACGATGGATTTGCGCTCAGTGCAGCGGATACAGCACAGGCCAGTAAAGAATCTCCAGCAAGGTTTGTAGTGACGGAAACAGTGGCGGCCGGTCATCGAGCCAGCCGCCCGCTTGAAAGTGGTGAAGCAGTAAGGATTATGACCGGAGCGGAAATTCCTAAAGGAGCCACTGCTGTCGCCATGTTTGAGATTTGTCAAACAGATGAGCAGGCAAACACCACGTACATGACTATTAAGCGCAGTCTTGAAGATGGACAGAACATTATCGGCCAGGGGACTGAAACAGAAGAAGGCGAAGTTCTCGTCCATAAAGGGGAAACCATCAACCCTGGTATTCAAGCTGTTCTTGCTACCTTTGGCTACGCAAACGTGCGGGTCTATCAGCGTCCGCGTGTTGGTGTGTTTGCAACAGGAACAGAATTGCTTGATATCAACCAGCCGCTCGAACCCGGAAAGATCCGTAATTCCAATGCTTACATGATCTTGGCGCAAATTGAACGGAGCGGTGCAGAACCGATCTACCTTGGGAAGCTTGCTGACGATTTTGATACGTGTTTCGAAGCCGTTCAACAAGCTTTATCAAAAGTGGATTGTTTAATTACCACGGGAGGAGTTTCCGTTGGTGATTATGACCTAATGCCGGACATTTATGAAAAGCTGGGAGCTGACGTATTATTTAATAAAATCGCGATGAGACCAGGCAGCGTAACAACAGTTGCTGCGCTTGGCGGGCAGCTGCTGTTTGGATTGTCGGGAAACCCTTCCGCTTGTTACGTAGGGTACGAACTCTACACTCATCCGTTTATTCAAGGATATTTAGGGAATCAACGAGTATATCATAACGTGATCGATGCACAGCTGGGGGCGGATTTTTCGAAACCGAATCCATTTACCCGGTTTGTGCGTGGATTCGTACGCTATGAACAGGGAAAGGTTTGCGTCTATCCAGCTGGTATCGATAAATCCGCTGTCGTCACCTCTCTTGCGCATTCTAATGTGCTGATCGTGTTACGCGGGGGCACGAGAGGTTATCAACGAGGCGATGTGGTGCGTGCTATACTTTTAGAAGACCGCGAAGGGACAGAGACGTTTCAACTTTACAGCAGCTGA
- the moaA gene encoding GTP 3',8-cyclase MoaA yields MVQYVLDKYDRPMKDLRISVIDQCNFRCTYCMPAEIFGDDYRFMPPEELLSFDEIVRLVEIFAKFGTEKVRLTGGEPLMRKDMDQLVARLKQVDGIKDIAITTNAIFLVKQAQKLKEAGLDRVNVSLDAIEDEVFKQTNGRGIKTSPVLKGIEAARQAGLEIKINMVVKKGMNESQILPMAKYFKDTGDTLRFIEFMDVGNHNGWNLDTVVSKQEIIEEIHAEMPLEPLDPNYFGEVANRYKYKDRDAEIGVISSVTDAFCSSCTRVRLSADGQLYTCLFASEGYDIRQMLRNDSSDQDIISKLIKIWTKRDDQYSVERAEGKPAKKKIEMSYIGG; encoded by the coding sequence ATGGTTCAATATGTGTTAGATAAATATGATCGCCCGATGAAAGATTTACGAATCTCCGTCATTGATCAATGTAACTTCAGGTGCACTTACTGTATGCCTGCTGAAATATTTGGTGATGATTACCGGTTCATGCCCCCGGAAGAATTGCTCAGCTTTGATGAAATCGTTCGGCTTGTTGAGATATTTGCGAAGTTTGGCACTGAAAAAGTCAGACTAACCGGCGGCGAGCCGTTAATGAGAAAAGATATGGATCAGCTAGTGGCACGATTGAAGCAAGTTGATGGGATCAAAGATATTGCGATTACGACGAATGCGATATTTTTAGTCAAGCAGGCACAGAAATTAAAGGAGGCAGGGCTTGACCGCGTCAATGTCAGTTTAGATGCGATTGAAGATGAAGTGTTTAAGCAAACCAATGGACGCGGGATTAAGACGAGTCCCGTGTTAAAAGGAATTGAAGCGGCCCGTCAAGCAGGACTTGAGATTAAGATAAATATGGTCGTGAAAAAAGGCATGAATGAGAGCCAAATTCTACCGATGGCGAAATATTTTAAAGACACCGGTGATACGTTACGGTTTATCGAGTTTATGGATGTGGGCAATCATAACGGATGGAATTTAGATACGGTCGTCTCCAAACAGGAGATTATTGAAGAAATTCACGCGGAAATGCCGCTTGAGCCACTGGATCCTAATTATTTTGGCGAAGTTGCGAACCGATACAAATATAAAGACCGCGATGCTGAAATTGGAGTGATCTCCTCGGTCACCGATGCCTTTTGCAGCAGTTGTACGCGAGTTAGGTTATCAGCAGACGGTCAATTGTACACTTGTTTATTTGCAAGTGAAGGCTATGATATCAGGCAGATGTTAAGAAACGACAGCAGTGATCAAGATATTATTTCAAAACTGATTAAGATTTGGACGAAGCGCGATGATCAATATTCTGTCGAAAGAGCTGAAGGCAAGCCAGCCAAGAAGAAAATTGAAATGTCCTATATTGGCGGCTAG
- a CDS encoding YwpF-like family protein translates to MKTFKLVSLDIVEEKNDDLTQRRIKLNDGLIINREDDKGRWVVEAYVDRSYEDYFQTIQDHEEELMIQVKITKSSNRPATFLVKVIDNNIIGDYMNVIFMGSIIDRRREHIEKMLKLLMDEGFQGDELLEEFKRRGEEQRG, encoded by the coding sequence GTGAAAACATTTAAGCTTGTGTCGCTTGATATCGTAGAAGAGAAAAATGACGACCTGACACAAAGAAGAATCAAGTTGAATGATGGGTTGATCATTAACCGTGAAGACGACAAAGGGCGCTGGGTTGTGGAGGCGTACGTCGACCGTAGTTATGAAGATTACTTTCAAACGATCCAGGATCATGAGGAAGAACTGATGATTCAAGTTAAAATTACAAAAAGCAGCAACCGACCAGCTACCTTTCTCGTTAAAGTTATTGATAACAATATAATTGGAGACTATATGAATGTGATCTTCATGGGGAGTATTATCGATCGCCGGCGAGAGCACATTGAAAAGATGTTAAAGCTGCTTATGGATGAAGGCTTCCAGGGCGATGAATTACTTGAGGAATTTAAACGGCGCGGAGAGGAACAGAGAGGGTAA
- a CDS encoding TrkH family potassium uptake protein, translating into MWVRKRSLWWLNKLSPFQLIALFYLSAVTISSILIALPVAHQPGVELAFIDILFTAVSAVSVTGLTTVSTVDTFSTTGIFIIAFVLQFGGIGVMTLGTMVWLILGKKIGLKERRLIMADQNQTSFQGMVRMVKEIVIVVLLIEFIGFLILGTYYLQYYEPAQAYLHGFFSSVSATTNGGFDITGQSLIPFKNDYFVQFIHMVLIIAGAIGFPVLIEVKQYLLKPSHKKIQFTLFAKLTTFTFLVLVVVGALIIAVLESNHYFAGKDWHEILFFSLFQSVTTRSGGLATLPISEFTGQTQLFMSALMFIGASPSSVGGGIRTTTFALVIIFILTFARGESNIKIFRREVHNEDLNRAVAVTMMAVITCFVAVLTLTITEPYDLNKLIFEVCSAFGTTGLSLGITAGLSTFGKVILMLLMFIGRIGILTFLFTWKKDRKSKSYHYPKERIIIG; encoded by the coding sequence ATGTGGGTGAGAAAACGAAGCCTTTGGTGGCTTAATAAGCTGTCACCGTTTCAATTGATTGCGTTATTTTATTTATCTGCTGTGACGATTTCTTCAATCTTAATAGCCCTGCCTGTAGCCCATCAGCCGGGTGTAGAACTTGCTTTTATCGATATTTTATTTACGGCTGTAAGTGCTGTGAGTGTAACCGGGCTGACCACTGTGTCTACTGTCGATACCTTTAGTACAACAGGGATCTTTATTATCGCTTTTGTTCTTCAGTTTGGCGGGATAGGGGTAATGACTCTGGGGACGATGGTCTGGCTCATTCTCGGTAAAAAAATTGGCTTGAAAGAACGACGGCTGATTATGGCTGACCAGAACCAAACCTCTTTCCAGGGGATGGTGCGTATGGTTAAAGAAATCGTTATCGTCGTTTTACTGATTGAGTTCATAGGGTTTCTAATATTAGGGACGTATTATCTGCAATACTACGAACCTGCACAAGCTTATCTACATGGTTTTTTTAGTTCGGTCAGTGCCACGACCAATGGAGGTTTTGACATAACGGGGCAATCTTTAATCCCTTTTAAAAATGATTATTTCGTGCAATTTATTCATATGGTATTGATTATTGCGGGGGCTATCGGGTTTCCTGTTTTAATTGAGGTCAAGCAGTATCTCTTAAAGCCCAGCCATAAAAAAATTCAATTCACGTTGTTTGCCAAATTAACGACATTTACCTTTCTGGTATTAGTGGTCGTAGGGGCATTGATTATCGCCGTCCTTGAGTCTAATCACTATTTTGCAGGCAAGGATTGGCACGAAATTTTATTTTTTTCGTTATTCCAATCTGTCACGACGAGGAGCGGGGGCTTGGCGACACTCCCTATCAGTGAGTTTACTGGCCAAACCCAGTTGTTTATGTCTGCCTTAATGTTTATCGGGGCTTCTCCGAGTAGTGTAGGAGGCGGGATTCGAACGACCACGTTTGCTCTCGTTATCATCTTTATTTTAACGTTTGCTCGCGGGGAGAGTAATATTAAGATCTTTAGAAGAGAAGTTCACAATGAAGACTTAAATCGTGCGGTTGCTGTGACGATGATGGCGGTAATTACGTGCTTTGTAGCAGTGCTCACTCTGACCATAACTGAACCTTACGATCTGAATAAGCTAATTTTTGAAGTCTGTTCGGCGTTTGGAACAACAGGGTTATCACTCGGCATAACGGCTGGCTTGTCCACCTTTGGAAAAGTCATCCTTATGCTGCTGATGTTTATCGGCCGGATCGGGATTCTTACCTTTTTGTTCACATGGAAAAAAGATCGGAAATCAAAAAGTTATCACTATCCGAAAGAGAGAATTATTATAGGGTAA
- a CDS encoding YjcZ family sporulation protein, translated as MHGGSLYGCRCGCNSLDGRIRVSDLVLIVVLFILLIIVGAVLYM; from the coding sequence ATGCACGGAGGCAGCCTTTATGGATGCAGATGCGGGTGCAACAGCTTGGATGGCCGAATTCGTGTTAGTGACTTAGTCCTTATTGTAGTCCTTTTCATCCTTTTAATTATTGTAGGTGCCGTCTTATATATGTGA
- a CDS encoding DUF1659 domain-containing protein: MAVTADKTNSQLQLVFENGTDEKGNVKYRTKSFNNVKMDATADQLYKVAVALVPLQQRLLSTIERNDSAILTNL, translated from the coding sequence ATGGCCGTAACAGCAGACAAAACGAACTCACAATTGCAACTCGTATTCGAAAACGGAACAGATGAGAAAGGAAATGTCAAGTACCGTACGAAATCGTTCAATAATGTAAAAATGGATGCAACAGCAGACCAGCTTTATAAAGTGGCCGTTGCCCTTGTGCCATTACAGCAGCGCTTGCTATCGACGATTGAACGTAATGATTCAGCTATTTTAACTAACCTATAA
- a CDS encoding DUF2922 domain-containing protein produces the protein MKKLELKFLNEEGSIVTISLDEPVEPVDLVAIHAAMDAVIAESCFYSSGGNLVEKKQARIVERNVVDIEL, from the coding sequence ATGAAGAAACTTGAACTTAAATTTCTGAATGAAGAAGGAAGTATTGTAACGATTTCCCTTGATGAGCCTGTGGAACCGGTAGATCTGGTTGCGATTCACGCAGCGATGGATGCAGTCATTGCTGAGAGTTGTTTCTATTCCAGTGGTGGGAATTTGGTGGAGAAGAAGCAGGCAAGAATAGTAGAACGCAACGTAGTTGATATTGAATTATAA